The Molothrus aeneus isolate 106 chromosome 9, BPBGC_Maene_1.0, whole genome shotgun sequence region GTCTGAACctcaaattaaatttaaaaaataaaaatactgaggAAGGTAATacttggggaggaggagggtatttaaaaaaatgagcagCAGTTAACCCAAGTTAGAGATGGTGAGAGCTCCTTACCATAGGTGGTGAGCTGAAGCTCCATTTCCTTTATTAGTATTTAATGGCTTTTCTCATTGCATTAAATGGGTTTGCAgagcccttccttccctggaTCCATCTAGGCAGTGGCATTTCAGAATAGCCTactttattccattttaaagaTGCACAAAATCCATCTACAGTTGGGTGGAAATGGCTTCCTTGGTGACTTTCTGTGACAAAGCTGAGTGGATCATATCAGCTCTCCAATAATTCTGGGTGCTGAGGTACCTGCAGTTACCTGCTTTGGGTAACAAGGCCTTTGCTCTGGTATCTGGACACCTTTCACTGGCACTGAAGTTCTTTCTCCCTGCAGAAGAACAGGGAGCTGAAGGGCAGCAGTCTGTGGTGATGTGTGTGACAGAGCCTGTCATGTGTAAGGGGATGAATTTGTCTTTTAATGATCTTATGCTGGTAACATGTTTGATGAAAATGCCTGTTGACTCTGTTGTTCCTTCTGTGCCAGACACTGGAAACCATGCTGGCTGCAgtgaagaaaggcaaaaaaatcaaTGAGGAAGAAATGCCACCTCCTGTTGCAACAGGAAAGAGTTCTTCTTGTGTACCTCAAACCATGAGAGTGGAGCTAGAGAATTCAGGAGATTCACCAGAGAATAAAGCTGACTCTGCTGCACATGATGAGCAGAGGGCTTCTCCTGAGGCAAGGGAGCATTTGGAATCAGAGTCCCTGCAAGGTCGTGCTGCTGCTGATCCTTCTGTGGAAACAGGTACTGTGATCTGAGAGGAGAAGCAGTTGCAACCCTATTTTAATGTTGCATCTTCCCTGATGATTGTGTTGAGTGTAGCAAAGCACTGCTTATGTTGGAACTTCCTACTGAATGTCTCAGAGTTGTCCATGGAATGCTGAGATTCTGGCAGTGGAATCAGTTATAGTTTTAGAGCTTTTCTGTGCACTGGATCAGTATCCTTAACTtctcctgtgcctcagtttctccttcGTTATTTGACATGTGGAATTCCAGCCTTTAAAGAGTTTTGACATACTGACTTAAAGAccttatgttttttttctttaaattgggAAAAGTGGAATTGTTGTGTTAGATAGGACTTCTGGTGACTGGAGGTGAAAGGATATTTGTAAGATGGCTGTTGTGACTTACAGCAAAAGGGGACAAATGTGGGTTTGCATAGATGGATGTAGAAAGGGATGCAAATCTTGCATGCTCTGTGTCAGTCTCAGCATTGTCTCATTCTCCCAgatgcccagcacagcagcacacgAGCAATCCTTCTTAAGAGGCAGAAGGAGTATAAATTAGCAGCTCTAAAAGCCAAGCAGCAAGGGGACCTGGAGAAGGCAAAGGAATACATGAAGGCAGGCAAGGTATGCACTCAAGAAATCCCAAATGCTGAACATACCCTGTGCTGTACCCACATACATTAAATGTCACATACTTACTGTGGCAGCTGGCAGGTCTTGGACAGACCAGAATaaaccttttgttttttctgtgtcAGAAATTTAATGTGGTGTTGGAAGCTTTGGACAGTGGGCAGCCAATAGACCTCCAGAATATGCCTCCATCTCCTCAGGGTAAGGCTTGTCTTCAGGAAACCTTTTCAGAAGTCTCTCTGTGCTCTAATGGAATGATTCTGCATTTGGTTGCAAAGCTATTAAAAGAACTGGAGATTGTTTTGGACTGAGGCTCACTGCATGTTCACAGTCTAATCAAGACCGATGAAGAGAAATGAGGGATCATTACTTACATTGCAGTTACTCTCTGTGAATTACAAGTTCAAACAAGTATTGATGTCTCATATTCCAGGTTTTCTAAGTGTAGATAACAGCAGCCAGTATTTGAAGTGGAAGGGAAATAAGGATAATGGCACGTTCTTAAAATTTACTGTAATGTTTGATGTTACGTGCTTCAACTAAAATTCATAACGTTCAGATTAACAGATTGCAGTGCACTAAAGtctaatttttaaaggaaattatcaATATTAAAGATACCTCAGTCCTGGTAAGAgagttttatgtttttttaagtAGGTGCAGTATCCCCACCAATAGTTAATGCTTGGTCTTTGTAGCCCAGTGTTTTAACCAATTTACTTTAGTAGATTATTTTATTCTAAGACACTAAATGACAGATTATTTCAGTAAATCATGAGAGTCATGACTCAAGTTACTGATCACTAAATGGCATTGCAGAGGAACTGCACCCAAGGCATAACCTTGCCTTAAAAAAGTGCAAGATTTTTGCAGCAAATAATCTTGTAGTTTTCTTTTACACAATACCAGAAACAGGAGTTTCTGAATAGATGATAtgagttttttccctttcccagcacaTCTTTTGTTACTAGAATATTTTAGTCAATTAGCAGACTTGTTCACTCTTTCCATCTGCCAAGATACCAAGTTATATTTTGGGGAGAGAATTCTTAGAATACTTGAActacttttacttttttttttcccccctcaagCAGCCCTAACCAAAATTAAATCAGCATTTGAGATTTTCTCTTATAAAGCATGTTCTGTAGATAATGGGAACCATAGACTTAGCTAGCCGTGGAGATTCTGTTTGGAAGCCAGAAAGCTTTCAGGAAGATAATATGATCAAATTGAAGGTTTTCTGAGTGACATGCAGCAGTAATTGCTGTGTAGGGAACATGTTGTGAAacttcctgctttccctgctttgCAGATCTTGAAAGCTTAGGACATGTACAAGATGCATCCAAGCAAAAAGTACCACCTCGGGTGGGAAGTTCCCAGGATCTTGCAACACCTGAACCTCAGACCCAAGAAGCTTCAGGTAGGACTTTTGCATTTCATGTCCACATACAGAAACAACCAATGGCCCTCAATCTTCGTAAAAACCACCAAATCCATCCTAAAAATCATCAATGATGCCTTAATTGACCTCCCAGCAGCATCAAATATCTCAGCATGATGAAACTTCAGGTCTCCATTAGGCATTTGCGTAATCACTCAAATCATCACAGGTCTCCTGCTAGCCATGCACTACACATGTAGTAAGTCATGAAAATAGCACAGCTGGGAAGCACTTTAAGGTCTGACCTCTCCCACTGAACTGCAGCAGGAGTGAGTAAGCCTGGCTGATGCTCCTGAGTATTGTTTGCTGCTGATCCAGTCTACTTTTGTTCTGGATCAGTGATGGAAGTAAAAGTTAATGAACTTTCTAACATTGAAACTTTCCAGTGATGTTCTCTGAAGAAGGAGAGGAGACAGGCAGCCTGTGTGTTTTGAAATCTTGGTGATGTGGCATTTTGTGTTTTGCAgagtccctgcagcagcccaggacgGTGCTGGAAGCGCTGCAGCAGCGGTTGGAGAGgtacagggcagcagcagctcaggccaAGGCCAGCGGGGACGATCGCAAGGGCAGGATGCACGACAGGATAGCCAAGGTACAGTGGAGTGTGGCTCTTTGCATCCACCAAAGCCTTTTGAATTAGTTCTCTTGCTGAAGACTTTTTCAAGGCTGAAATAATTTGTGTATTGTCTGTCTGTTTGAAAAGAGATCCAGTGGGGAAGCTGGAAAGCATTTGGAGGAAGAAACAGAGACAATGCACATCTTGTAGTAAAATACTGAGTCTTGTGCAGTGTTTATGCTGGTTCAATACAGATGATTGCTAATTCACACTCAGCTCTATTTTATGTCTTACTGAGTGCCTTTGATTGCAGCAATACCAAGATGCCATAAGAGCCCATAAGGCAGGgagaaaagtgaatttttctgAGCTACCTGTTCCTCCTGGTAAGTGTGACTGTAAAACGTCCTAATCCCCAACTTTTGTAcacctgctgtgctctggaggGGCTGTGCAGGTATTGCCTGCTCATCCTGGGGAACAGCTCCTCCTTTTTCTCAGTGAGTAGCTGGCCTTGCTGTTTGATGGTattgtgagatttttttattaatgttcTCCCAAACACTGACACTATTGAATATTCGTGCATATTGACTGCCTGATTGACAGTATGGGAACTTAAAACTGGCACTATTTGAAAAGTTCAACAACTTCACCATAGGCAGGTGCTAAAAATGTCACTTGTCTATCCTCTGTGTCAGCCCTCCTAGAGGAAAGACTACATTTGGGTTATATTGGCTCCTTAGTTTTGCTGGAAAGAGGTTTTTAGAAGTGAAAAAACTTTCCTGATGTCCCCCATTCTGCTGATTCCTATCCAGGAGCCTCAGAACTTGATATCTAATGCATATCCCCTTGTAACACCTTGTAACATCAAATCAGTattgcagctctcctggctgttaAAAGCATCTGCAGAGATGAAGCACACCATGCCCATGGTCACACTGAGAcagtggcagaggcagcagctgagcctgtTTCTTGAGACACTGTGTCCTGTTTATCTTCTTCAGAACACCAAGTGCTGTGTCTGGAAAAGTTTGGGCAAGGTCATCTGTGAATGATCTGCCTCTCATTTGCATGATACCATTTCTCCCCTAGAAACATCTTTCCTTTTATCTTGGGCCTGATGTGTTCTTCTGAAGGATACACTCAGCTCTACAAAGCAGTGCCTGGATTTTAAGTTGGAGGATAGAGATGGACCTTGTGGTACTTTTGTCACTATGAAATGTGGCAATGGCAAGCACTGCAGTGGTAGTAGAGtaggcactgccagctctgccaggtcATGTGTGGTTTTGAAGGTTTCCTGTTTTGAAGCTGTCCCTGAAAGGCAGTTTAGCATCCCTTTTTGCAGAATGTGGTCTCTTTCTTGGTAAATACCAGTTTCTGTAAGAGGGAGGCACTCCATATTTATACCTCTGGAAATGTGGAGAACTGCTCAGTGTCCTTGCACATCAGCTGTGTTTTTCAGCCATCATTTAGGAGCCATGTGATTTACACTGAAGACAATTATCAGGCAGTCACTGAAACCACCAGTGAATTATCCTGGGATGGCAGTGCCCTTCATGGCATCTCCCTGGTGATGAGTACCAGCCTTGGACTCCCTGgaaacagaaatgctgctgagcAATGGATCAAATGTCACAcggggcagcagcacaggattcTGTTCTGCCTGCCTGAGTACCTCAAACTTGTGCTGTAGCAGCCATCTCTAGGTTTAGAAGCAGTTTAGTCACTTAGCACTTCTCATGAGACTGGCAAGAATACTTGCTATATATTAAATGAGAAAAGTATTAACAGACATTTTATAGTAGTGGCTCTGGATCTCTGTTCTCTGAAGCTGACATTAACTGGTCATGTGGCAGTGAGAGTTTATCTTCCATCATCAAGCCTTCCTCCCATACTTAAAAGAATAACAAAACAATGAAGGACATTATTCTTCATACACTTCTTATTTAACTCCTCTGGTTCTGCCTTGGTTTGCCACCTCTGCATTGCAGTACCTTTTCAGCAGAGGCTGAGTGTGTAACAACCACACAAGCTGTCAGCAGTGGATTGTTTATTACTCTGGGGGTAGCACTGATTTTCTGCTGGACTGTGTGCCTGCTAAAGTGAGGCAGcactgagaggggaaaaaatgggactAAATTCTCTGCTGGTTCTGGGGGCATCCCTACTACTGAAATCTGAGGTTACTTGGCTGGCTGCCAGTTGCTCAGCTTGGAAAACTGCTCAGTTATTGCATCATTTTACTATCATCCCCTTAAGCTGGGTGTCTGTGAGAGATCTGATCTAAAGCCACCACTCAGACTTGATCTAGCAAGGCTTTTTGGCCTTGGCCTCAGTCTAGTTAGACTGAACACTAAAATACACTAGATAATAGGTATTTGGATAGAAACAGCTTCACAGTAAACAAGTGCTATGGAAGACACACCATGGGGCTTATGCAACTCTCTCTTCTGTGTTCCTTTCCTGCACAGGATTTCCCCCTCTTCCTGGTCTTGCAGCAACAGATGGTGGCAGCACAATCGCTGCTGTCCTGGAGACTGCCAGCAAGCTGGCAAACATGGAGGAGAATGATGAAGAAGAGGAGGTTAGTGTTGCCTGGTAGGATGTGTAAAGGTTCAATTGCCATCTCTTGTGGCATGCAGAGATGAGGCCATTGGATTTCCGGGTAAGGAAATGAGCTGGAATACATTCCCAAAAGTCTGAGGAGTACAGGATCTCAGTAGTCATTTGTTTCCTCTATAGAGTAGGAGAGACAGATGAGATGTTATTATTACAGTCAGTACCACAGAGTCTGTGAGTGCAGGGTTTGGCTCTTTCATAGCTGTCTTgtatttagattttattttcaaagcaaacacTTGAGATCCTCACCACTCCTTTACATTGTTCTGAAGTTAAATCCATACTTTTATCCTGCATCCCAGTAGCTTCCTATGTTTGTTCTTTCCCAGGATGTTCAGCTCTTACTGCTTTTTGTCAGGCTGCACCAGCATTTAGACTTTGCTTtgatttctatttctctctgcattGCCTTGCTGATTGATTGTGCTTTCAACTGGAGTAGCTTTTAATGGAGAGAATTCCTGGATGATATTTTTTCTGCATGCctctacttttttaaaaatcacagccTTGTTAAACATTCATTTTATTCCATCTATGGCTTCCATAGATCAGCTACCTGCTGGCCTGGCATGGCTCATAAACCTCCAGAAGTTAAAATTTAGTGTCTGGAATGCAATGCTCCCCTCAAAAAGGGACACCCAAAGACTGATACAGTGATAACCATGGTTGTTGATGCTTGAGATGCTGTCCTCAACCTTGGAATAGATTTTGTGCATTTAATatgcatttgtttttgttttgctagaATGAGCCTCTTCCCCAGGCCCCAGTTGCCAAGAAGCCCACTCAGGTTGTTAAGCCAACTCCAGTTtcatctgctgcagctcaggagagcTCTCCTGAGCACCTGAAACGAGCTGCATCACCCTCCTCCCTGGACAAGGCAGAATCAATGGATCATCTCCCTCCAGCTGGTAAGTGAAGGGATCACCATCCCCAGTGCTCCACATCCAAGTGGTTTGCTCTAGTTTGGTGAAGACTTTATAATTTAGGTGTGAGCCTGTGAATGTGTGTCATAGATTTCCTCTGACAGGAGCCTCAATATGTGTGTGCTGGAGGGCAGGCCCGGACCAGCCATGCAGCTTTATTTCACAGAGACAGCATGTATAATTATAAGGCTGATtaggttttttaattaattttgatgTACCAAGTGTATTGATTCATAATGTTTAACTCTGCTCACAGCTGAACTCTCCATATACCCTCATTAAAGGGGACAGGTTGCCAGTGTGAATCATTCATTGATCTAATGGAGCTCCCTACATCACACAGAGTTCCCTGCCTGGTGCTTCACCCAGGGATCtcaggctggcagtgcaggcagggctTCATCAATCTCTGCTCTTGCCTTGCTAAGGTCACTGAGCAGTTGTGTGTACAAGATGAATTGTGCAGATAGTGAGGGACAGGCACCACTCCAGTGGGGTTTGGGCACACGCTGCCAGTGCTCAGGCTCTCGCTGATGCCTCCACTGTAACcccatcctccttcccttctgccctgggcagttccCTCAGGGTCAAACAGAACTGCCTGGCTGACTGATGCACTAACCTGGTACAGTGTAAAGCAATCTTAGTGCTGTGGTTGTCCTTAATGTTTTggcaaggaaagaagagactCAAGCATTAAGAAGAAACGAAGAGAACAAGGGATTACAGAGAAGCAGAGGTGATACATCCCAGTGGGCCTGCACATTGGTTCATCAGGGTTCTTTTCTGGCAAAtcaggggagaggaaggaaattaCTCCAGAGGATGCTCATaatatttgctgtattttagaAGTTAACATGGAGAGCTGAAAATTTGGATTCAGCTTCTCCCTTGGACCAGTCAGCTGTGCTGGAATCTGTCTCAAGCCTGCAAATTAGGGGCTGTAATCACTCTTGTGACACTTGTTAAGTGCTGTGAGGTTTTTTTGATGAAGGATGCTGTTCCAGAAGGaagcttgtttctttttttaatgcttgaaAGTGCCCAAGAAACAGTTGAGTGCAGTAAGGAAATCTCCTGATTTGACATGTGTCCTTTCACTGATCTTTTCCTGGCTGTAAACTGAACAGGGTAAGCCTGTGGCAGGGGCATTGGCAGTGTCAGATGAGTGAGTGTTTCTGTACAACTGTTTTTCAGTTagggagcagctggaatttCTGGAGAACAGGAAGAAGCAATACCTGAAGGCAGCCATCAAAGCAAAGAGGGAGAACAACCTCGAACAGGCAAAGACCTATCTCAGAACAGCAAAGGGCCTTGACCTAAAGATTGAGCAGGCAAAATCTGGCAAAACTGTTGATATTTCCAAGGTTAGTAGGACTGGTAATATTCTGCTTTATTTCCTATTCTTGGACATCTAAGTGCTTACTTTTCCCTATAAGGGCTCTGAAATGTGATGTTCTTGTGTTGCAGCTGCCATCACCTCCTACAGATGATGAGGGTGATTTTATCTTTGTACACCATGAAGATGTCAGGCTGTCTCAGAAAGCAGATGAAGTTTATGCACAGCTTGTAAAATTGCTGAAGGACCAACATGAGGTgactgttttatattttttagaaatgttttggaGTTTCTTCTGTACATTTCTGTGGGGTTTATTAATACTATAATCCCATCATTGTTCCAgtggggtctttttttttttcttttaaaatacttttgaaattGCATGTCCTAAAATGGACGATTTTCAGAGTTGGATTCTATAGATAGTTAAAGCCAGAGGGTGTGCTTGAAGGCTTGGGACTAGCAAATTATCACTCTTAAATATGAGCACTCCATTTTGAAAAAGTACCTGAATATTAAAACTAGGCCGAAGGTGAACATCATATCTACAGATCAGGTGATTAAAAAGTAAAAGGGAGAACAGCTCAAACAGATGCTGTGCTTTGGACTTGAGGAATGGGGTGGTGAGTGTTCTTGAGTGACTCAGGAAAATGCCTGGTTTTTCTTAAATTAGGTTGTCATCAAGCTCAGCACTGTGCCAGTCATGAATGTGTGTGAGGGTCACTGAGTgaatgtgtttggttttgtttgtgttgaCAGAGGTGTTTGCAGTACTCCAAGCAATTCATGCATCTGGGAAACGTAGCAGAAACAACTCGGTAAGACCCAGTGCCTGCTTTCAGTCATCCCCAAAGCTGCTGTTTCAGGGTTGAGTCTGCTGCACCCCCTAAAGATGTTGGGGTTTGAGTTTTTCCTTGTGTGAAAGGGTTGGGACTCTGATTCCTGCATCTCCACATTGCTCTCAGCTCTGGCTGAGGGTTACTCTGGGTTCTGTTTGATTTTGAGcacatgtggggttttttgccaattttttttttttttttgccttttctacaGGTTTGAGAAACTGGCACAAGGTTGTAAAAAGGATATGGAGATCCTACAGCTTGCACGAGCACAAGGAATGGATCCTCCAAGCCATCACTTTGAGGAAAGAACCTTTAAAATGATAAGGTGTGGAAAAACAAGAGTATTTCTCAGTCAGGTTGGAATGACTTTCCTGGTCTTTTGCCCTTGCTTAGAGAATTCTGGGCTTCAGCAAACTTGGGTGGCATCCAGGATTATGCTCAGCATTCCTGAAAGGATACTCTCAACAACTTAAATACAAAATTGCTCTCTACCTTCTCTTGCtgattcttttgttttcaaaatgccTCCAGCTTCCCCTCTTATATTCTGTTTCTTCAGCCATTCCTCCTTCCTCTGTGTTTCTCCCTCCGTGCTGTTGCCTCCTGGGTTTTGTTCCTGGTTGAAGAGATATTTTTAGCTCTGTTTGTGCTCTTCCCTTGCTCTGCTGTATTTTGTGGAGATGATCTCTCTAGGAGTGCACTGTTGAAAAAGCTCTGACAAATAGCCATGGCATTCTGGTCTGGCAGTGGATCACCTGATGATGGGATGAATgtgcttttttgtcttttcacagGATATTTTCTGATCtcaacagcacagaaatgcaccTTCTTATTGTCAGGGGGATGAACCTACCAGCCCCACCAGGTGTGTACTCAAGAGGGCATGTGGGCTTTTTCCTCTGAGTAGGTAAGGAAAGTAATGGGGAACTAAATTTCTCTATCTTGAAGGCCACTTCAGGAGCCAGCATTTCTCTCAGTAAAACAAAGTAACCACGTTTTGGGCTCATGCTCTCCCCCAAAAAActttaaacagtatttttataAAAGCAGAGAGGTGAAGAAGGAGAATCTGGGTTCCATCTAGCCAGTGAGAAGAactttaaattttcctttaaattttcaTAACTGGGTCATAGTTAAGGTTTCATTTTTACCTCCTATTTTGTTACAAGTGCCTGCCTATGAGTTGCAACACTTTGACCCTTCAATAGACAGGGTTTGCTCCAGCCAGTGTTACTGCTTTTAGCCCCTTGTTCCTGGGAGCTTGTAAACCATCTGTGCCAGACTCTTAGGACTAACAACATTAAAAATCCCAGGTGTTTTCCCTTGGATGCCAACTTTCCGTGGATTTTGGTTTGATGGATGGGGTTTTCACTTGTCTAGAGGCAGCTCATGAGTCCTGCTGTAAAACAGTTGGGTGCTCTTGAGAATCCTGCTGGACATGACAGCTGCAATGACAATGTCTGTACTGGCTGTTTGGATTGGCTGCTTGTTGTCTCACCCAGGTGTGTCACCGAGAGATTTGGATGCGTTTGTGAAGTTTGAATTTCAGTACCCGAGTGCGGTGAGTGTGTCTGGCTCTTCTGCCCCTCAGTCTGTCCCCCCTGCCACTGCATGAGCTTGTGAGGGCTCCAAGGAAAGGGAGAGCACTTCTAGACATCCTGCCTGGATCTGCTTTTagagcagatttatttttctgagaaacagagctgctgagcctgtTGGCTGCAGGTTTGAGCTTTGCACCTCGAAGCTCTCCACACCTTCCCCTTGGCAGGGTGGTGTCTGCAGGTTCTGTGTCAGCAGCACTCTCAGTGCTAAGCCATGCCCACCTCTCCCCCCTGAAGGTACAATCAGGCTCTTTCCAATGTTGGCAAAATGTGTCAAAGTTCATTTCTTTGGGGGGTGCAAACACACCCAGCACCAGGGCACACAAATTTGTTGTCAAGGACCACCTTAGATGTGATCTCCCTAAGTCCTCTTCCCttaaaaaaacagcttttaaagaTATTGCATTTGATCCTCTCTTAGACTTGTAGAAATGGGTTGAAAGGGTTAATCTTTGCCATCAAATAAATGGTGATTTAATTAGGAAATATATCTGTATTAGACCATGCAAGTTTCTTGCCCTTACTAATTAAAACttgtgtgtatgtgcatgtatgtatgtgtatgtatataaaaatatgtatacaCATATGTATTACTTCTTTCCTTGGAATTCCCCAGTGTCATCCTGTTCCTCTCACCTTGAAAAGCAGTCTCTGGTCTGAAAAAACTCAAACCTGAGAGCTAGAAGGGCTTCTGAGGAGAGACTGACTGGTCTCTTACTGTCAGTAGAAATCCTGGGGctttgctgctctctctgtaAGGCAAAACCAGACCTTGCTCTTGCAGGGCTAATGCTTAGCCCTGGGAGAGTGCAGAGCCTACATTTCTACCTCCCAATAAATTTTGCAGTAATTCCactaaaattaattcatttacCTGTGGGAAATTGGTGATGGTCAGACCAGGTTTGTGTTTAGGTTTGAGTGACTCGAGGCCTTAATGAAGGAGTAACACAATTAGGGTGGCTGAAACCAGAATTGATCTGTATGAATAATTTTCTGGGGAATGAATAAGAATCAGCATAGTTCCTTTTAAtctattttcctttgtttaaagCAGAACCAGGTCTTTACTCTTTAGCCAACAGTCAAATAAATATACCACCTTTCTCCTTTACAGCTGAAATCAGTTTTGCAAAGTAGCTGCAATAATTAGGCCACATTGTCCTTGTTCATTCCCCAGAGATTTAGTTTGTACTCTGCTTTAGGTTAAAAGTTAATTCATTTTGGTGGCAGATTGATTGTCAGGAAAAATAATAGTAGGACAATTCCCTGAATGATTTGTGATGAATTCCTTGTGTAGCTTATTATTGCAGCTAATGCAGGAGGAACAGAATTACTGTGTGCTGGAAGGTGCACAGTTTGTCACGGAGTTTTACAGCCCCAGTCAGTAACTTTATGATGATTGGATTGAATTGACTGTGACTATGTAGCTTATCTATGGCTCTCATATTTAATGTAATGTTTTGCCTTATTCTTTCTGCAGTATTATCCTTGTTACCACACTGCAATCCAAGTATTTTAGTCTTGAATATACCATGACTCTTCTTATTTAGATAACCCCTAAAACCTTATGTTTCTGGTATAGGCATAAAATAGAGCTGGCAATAAAAATGGTCACTAGTCTGTTTTCAAACAATACCTGACAGTTTTATGTGATGTCTGTCTCTTTTTTTGATAGGAACAACCTCAAAAGAGTAAAACACCTGTAATTAACAATAACAATTGTCCAGGTGAGTACTTTTTTTCTggaacagcagggaaaatgTTG contains the following coding sequences:
- the CC2D1B gene encoding coiled-coil and C2 domain-containing protein 1B; this encodes MLGRRPKKSPQAKGQGAAVAKQLGLFVDFNPEEMLLGAEEGEDDGDLEAELAAITGGKLKEGKPKPKVKTPLPMDHIEKMAAECMKDLNEEEDADDEDLEKDTDLLAELQEVLGEEGEAGSCEDEMTATEPSPAEAEAEPPELQSQTSSLPAVTSELQQMLQGRIADYRTAISNARGSGESAKVRRYERGLKTLETMLAAVKKGKKINEEEMPPPVATGKSSSCVPQTMRVELENSGDSPENKADSAAHDEQRASPEAREHLESESLQGRAAADPSVETDAQHSSTRAILLKRQKEYKLAALKAKQQGDLEKAKEYMKAGKKFNVVLEALDSGQPIDLQNMPPSPQDLESLGHVQDASKQKVPPRVGSSQDLATPEPQTQEASESLQQPRTVLEALQQRLERYRAAAAQAKASGDDRKGRMHDRIAKQYQDAIRAHKAGRKVNFSELPVPPGFPPLPGLAATDGGSTIAAVLETASKLANMEENDEEEENEPLPQAPVAKKPTQVVKPTPVSSAAAQESSPEHLKRAASPSSLDKAESMDHLPPAVREQLEFLENRKKQYLKAAIKAKRENNLEQAKTYLRTAKGLDLKIEQAKSGKTVDISKLPSPPTDDEGDFIFVHHEDVRLSQKADEVYAQLVKLLKDQHERCLQYSKQFMHLGNVAETTRFEKLAQGCKKDMEILQLARAQGMDPPSHHFEERTFKMIRIFSDLNSTEMHLLIVRGMNLPAPPGVSPRDLDAFVKFEFQYPSAEQPQKSKTPVINNNNCPEYNQLFKLNINRNHRGFRRAIRSKGIKFEVFHKGSFFRSDKHVGTAHLKLDKLESECEVREIIEIFDGRKPTGGKLEVKVRLREPLSGQDLQTVTENWLVLER